Proteins encoded in a region of the Bacillus methanolicus genome:
- a CDS encoding ABC transporter ATP-binding protein, which produces MKDNIIIRFEHVTKQYDNDPPVLNDVSFEIERGKFYTLLGPSGCGKTTILRLIAGFIEPSQGNIYFNGKIINHVPANKRQVNTVFQDYALFPHLNVFENVAFGLRIKKLKNEEITEKVREALRFVNLEGYENREIREMSGGQRQRVAIARAIVNEPEVLLLDEPLSALDLKLRTEMQYELRELQRRLGITFIFVTHDQEEALAMSDEIFVLNNGKIEQSGTPTDIYDEPINRFVANFIGESNIVSGKMIKDYVVEFAGKTFDCVDKGFNPNETVEIVIRPEDLEITTKDKGKLQVRVDSQLFRGVHYEIICYDQDGNEWLVHSTKKVKVGDEIGLHFDPEAIHVMRLGETEEEFDKRLENY; this is translated from the coding sequence ATGAAAGATAATATTATCATTCGCTTTGAGCATGTCACGAAACAATATGACAATGATCCTCCGGTTTTGAATGATGTCAGCTTTGAAATTGAAAGAGGAAAATTTTATACGCTGCTCGGGCCCTCGGGATGCGGAAAAACGACGATCCTTCGTTTAATTGCGGGCTTTATCGAGCCGTCACAGGGCAACATCTATTTTAACGGGAAAATAATAAACCATGTTCCTGCGAATAAGCGCCAGGTCAACACAGTTTTTCAGGATTATGCCCTGTTTCCTCATTTAAATGTATTTGAAAATGTCGCATTTGGATTACGAATAAAAAAGCTGAAGAATGAAGAAATAACCGAAAAAGTAAGAGAAGCTTTAAGGTTTGTCAATCTTGAAGGTTATGAAAATCGAGAAATAAGGGAAATGTCCGGCGGTCAGCGCCAACGTGTGGCGATTGCGCGGGCAATCGTCAATGAGCCCGAAGTACTGCTTCTGGATGAGCCGCTATCAGCCCTTGATTTGAAGCTGCGGACAGAAATGCAGTACGAATTGCGTGAACTGCAGCGCAGGTTAGGTATTACATTTATTTTTGTCACGCATGATCAGGAAGAAGCCCTTGCCATGTCTGATGAAATATTTGTCTTGAACAATGGAAAAATTGAACAAAGCGGAACACCGACAGACATTTATGATGAGCCGATTAACCGCTTTGTTGCAAATTTCATCGGTGAGTCAAATATTGTATCAGGAAAAATGATTAAAGATTACGTCGTAGAGTTTGCAGGAAAGACATTTGATTGTGTGGACAAAGGTTTTAACCCTAATGAAACCGTTGAAATCGTGATCCGTCCAGAAGACCTGGAAATTACAACGAAAGACAAGGGCAAACTTCAGGTGCGAGTTGACTCCCAATTATTCCGCGGGGTTCACTATGAAATTATTTGTTATGACCAGGATGGAAACGAATGGCTTGTCCATTCAACGAAAAAAGTGAAAGTCGGTGATGAAATTGGCCTTCATTTTGATCCGGAAGCGATCCACGTCATGCGCCTTGGCGAAACCGAAGAAGAATTTGACAAACGGTTAGAAAATTATTGA
- a CDS encoding ABC transporter permease: MKNNSRNFYLIPYVLWIFLFVVTPLFLVLYYSFFDIEGHFTLDNYKKFFTAVYLRMTLSSFWYAFLITLITLVIAYPTAYLLTKTKHKQLWLLLIILPSWINLLLKAYAFLGIFGTYGAANSFLEIIGIGSKQLLFTDFSFVFVSVYIFLPFMILPIFNALNELNPSLVDAAHDLGGSSWTTFRRVIFPLTLDGVKSGCQVVFIPALSLFMLTRLIAGNRVITLGTAIEQHFLVTQDWGMGSTIAVFLIIAMVIIMIVTGKRRRGII, encoded by the coding sequence ATGAAAAATAATTCCCGTAATTTTTATTTGATTCCTTATGTTTTGTGGATTTTTCTTTTCGTGGTTACGCCGCTGTTCCTGGTTCTATATTATTCATTTTTTGACATTGAAGGCCATTTTACACTGGATAATTACAAGAAGTTTTTTACAGCCGTTTACTTGAGGATGACGCTGAGTTCTTTCTGGTATGCATTTTTAATCACTTTGATCACACTTGTTATTGCATATCCAACAGCTTATTTGCTTACGAAAACGAAACATAAACAGCTCTGGCTGCTTTTGATTATTTTACCGTCATGGATCAATTTATTGTTAAAAGCATATGCCTTCCTGGGTATTTTTGGTACATACGGAGCAGCAAACAGCTTCCTTGAAATAATTGGCATCGGAAGCAAGCAGCTGTTGTTTACCGATTTCAGCTTTGTATTTGTTTCGGTTTATATCTTTTTGCCATTTATGATTTTGCCAATTTTTAATGCACTAAATGAATTGAATCCTTCACTTGTGGATGCGGCCCATGATTTAGGCGGCTCATCATGGACAACGTTCAGGCGCGTTATTTTTCCTTTGACGCTTGATGGCGTGAAATCGGGCTGCCAGGTTGTCTTTATTCCTGCTTTATCACTTTTTATGCTTACGAGGCTGATTGCCGGAAACCGGGTCATTACGCTCGGAACAGCGATTGAACAGCATTTTCTCGTGACACAGGATTGGGGAATGGGTTCAACGATTGCCGTCTTCTTGATCATTGCCATGGTGATCATCATGATTGTCACTGGGAAAAGGAGGCGGGGGATCATATGA
- a CDS encoding ABC transporter permease has product MKKMSKWSTVYLIVVFFILYAPIFYLIFYSFNSGGTMYQFEGFTLDWYKELFKDSRLLIIVLNTIIIALLSAAISTIIGVAGALAIAYSRKRRVKNTLLSLNNVLIVSPDVIIGASFLILFTMIGIKLGFISVLLSHIAFCVPIVVIMVLPKIEEMSPTMMYAALDLGASRWDVLSKVVLPYITPGIFAGFFMALTYSLDDFAVTFFVTGNGFSTLSVEIYSLARRGVSLNINALSTLLFIFTMILVIGYYYIAKRNRPNGMGVRK; this is encoded by the coding sequence ATGAAAAAAATGTCGAAATGGTCAACTGTGTATTTAATTGTCGTCTTTTTTATCCTTTATGCCCCGATTTTCTATTTAATATTTTATTCTTTTAATAGCGGCGGTACGATGTATCAGTTTGAAGGATTTACGCTTGACTGGTATAAAGAGCTGTTCAAAGATTCCCGGCTGTTGATCATTGTATTAAATACAATCATTATTGCGCTTTTGTCTGCCGCGATCTCGACCATTATTGGAGTGGCAGGAGCACTAGCAATCGCTTATTCAAGAAAGCGGCGTGTAAAAAATACGCTTTTGTCTTTAAATAATGTCCTGATTGTCAGCCCTGACGTAATTATTGGCGCTTCCTTCTTAATTTTATTTACGATGATCGGGATAAAACTAGGATTTATTTCCGTCTTGCTTTCCCATATCGCTTTTTGTGTACCGATCGTTGTTATTATGGTGCTTCCAAAGATTGAGGAAATGAGCCCGACGATGATGTATGCAGCCCTTGATTTGGGAGCGAGTCGCTGGGATGTTCTTTCAAAGGTTGTGCTTCCATATATTACACCCGGCATTTTTGCGGGCTTTTTTATGGCGCTGACCTATTCGCTCGATGACTTTGCCGTTACGTTTTTTGTGACGGGGAATGGTTTTTCGACACTGTCGGTTGAAATCTATTCACTGGCACGCAGGGGCGTGTCGTTAAATATTAACGCTTTATCAACCTTGTTATTTATTTTCACGATGATTCTTGTGATCGGTTATTATTACATTGCAAAGCGTAACCGGCCGAACGGAATGGGGGTTCGGAAATGA